From a region of the Carbonactinospora thermoautotrophica genome:
- a CDS encoding SAM-dependent methyltransferase, with protein MSDGTGVANRLVPLLERVLGGPLPVRLRGWDGSEAGPEGAPLVFVHSRRAIRRLLWQPNELGLGRAYVAGELDVDDDLYQVLRTVTPVMQGNPARRQLSSEDRREMMKTAVLLGAVGPQPKPPAEEVVLTGEKHSKERDRAAISHHYDVGNRFYELVLGPSMVYSCAYWASDDPRYTLEEAQRDKLELICRKLGLRPGMRLLDVGCGWGSLVLHAARHHGVTAVGVTLSEEQAEYARKRVAEAGLEKQVEIRLQDYRDVADGPYDAIASVGMAEHVGAEVYGTYARQLSGLLRPGGRLLNHQITRRGPERTGPSFIQAYVFPDGDLLPLATIVEQLEEAGLEVRDVESLREHYSRTLRAWVNNLEKHWDQCVELTSPGRARVWRLFMASSAVSFELGRISVHQVLAVKPHPNGRSEMPATRGAFTSVD; from the coding sequence ATGTCCGACGGGACCGGTGTCGCGAACCGTCTCGTGCCGTTGCTGGAACGCGTGCTCGGCGGCCCGCTGCCGGTGCGCCTGCGGGGTTGGGACGGCAGCGAGGCCGGCCCTGAGGGCGCGCCGCTCGTCTTCGTGCACTCCCGGCGGGCCATCAGACGCCTGCTCTGGCAGCCGAACGAGCTGGGACTGGGGCGCGCGTACGTGGCCGGGGAGCTGGACGTCGACGACGACCTGTACCAGGTGCTGCGGACGGTCACCCCGGTCATGCAGGGCAACCCGGCCCGACGCCAGCTTTCCTCGGAGGATCGGCGGGAGATGATGAAGACCGCCGTGCTTCTCGGCGCGGTCGGTCCGCAGCCCAAACCCCCTGCCGAGGAGGTCGTGCTCACCGGTGAGAAGCACTCCAAGGAGCGCGACCGGGCCGCGATCAGTCACCACTACGACGTCGGCAACCGGTTCTACGAGCTGGTGCTCGGCCCGTCGATGGTGTACTCGTGCGCGTACTGGGCGTCCGACGACCCCCGGTACACCCTGGAGGAGGCTCAGCGGGACAAGCTGGAGTTGATCTGCCGCAAGCTCGGCCTGCGGCCCGGCATGCGGCTACTCGACGTGGGCTGCGGTTGGGGTTCGCTGGTCCTGCACGCCGCACGCCACCACGGGGTGACGGCTGTCGGGGTGACGCTGTCGGAGGAGCAGGCCGAGTACGCGCGCAAGCGCGTCGCCGAGGCCGGGTTGGAGAAACAGGTCGAGATCCGGCTCCAGGACTACCGCGACGTGGCCGACGGCCCGTACGACGCGATCGCGAGCGTCGGCATGGCCGAACACGTCGGCGCGGAGGTGTACGGGACGTACGCCCGGCAGCTCTCCGGGCTGCTCCGCCCGGGCGGCCGGCTGCTCAACCACCAGATCACGCGGCGCGGCCCAGAGCGCACCGGGCCGTCGTTCATCCAGGCCTACGTGTTCCCGGACGGCGACCTGCTGCCGCTCGCCACCATCGTGGAGCAACTGGAGGAGGCCGGCCTCGAGGTCCGCGACGTGGAGTCGCTGCGCGAGCACTACTCCCGCACGCTGCGCGCCTGGGTGAACAACCTGGAGAAGCACTGGGACCAGTGCGTCGAGCTCACCTCGCCCGGGCGGGCCCGGGTGTGGCGGCTGTTCATGGCCTCCTCCGCGGTGTCGTTCGAGCTGGGGCGGATCTCGGTGCACCAGGTGCTCGCGGTGAAGCCGCACCCGAACGGGCGCAGCGAGATGCCCGCCACTCGTGGCGCATTCACGTCAGTTGACTGA
- a CDS encoding NAD(P)/FAD-dependent oxidoreductase, translated as MSGNRKRILIVGGGYVGLVTALRLQKLLRRQLKRGEVEIVVVDPRSFMTYQPFLPEASAGSLEPRHVVVPLRRVLDKCDVRTARVTRIDHAHRIATLAPHVGDPYDLRYDELVVGVGAVPRTLPIPGLAEFGIGFKTIEEAIGLRNRVLDKLDEADALPYSDPRFRELRARLLTFVFVGGGFAGVEALAELEDMARDACRLYNEVKREDMRWVLVEAAGKIIPEFGEELSDYTRQRLEERGIEVKLNTRLESCVNGHIVLSDGTEFDADTLVWTAGVKPNPMLRDTDLPLGPKGHVVCLPTLQVKDTPHAWAAGDCAQVPDLAKGPGAYCPPTAQHGVRQAKHLARNIQRVMQGKPPTPFKHKNKGAVAGLGLHKGVANLLGWIHLKGWPAWFVHRTYHLYAVPTLNRKVRTVVDWTLALFFRREIVSLGTLHSPREEFAEVAAESAPQPEAASRTPGQPVPKAGAPKAG; from the coding sequence ATGAGCGGCAACCGGAAGCGGATCCTGATCGTCGGTGGCGGATATGTCGGACTCGTCACGGCGCTGCGGCTGCAGAAGCTGCTACGCCGCCAGCTCAAGCGGGGCGAGGTCGAGATCGTCGTCGTCGATCCGCGTTCCTTCATGACGTACCAGCCCTTCCTGCCGGAGGCGTCGGCGGGCAGCCTGGAGCCCCGGCACGTCGTGGTGCCGCTGCGCCGGGTGCTCGACAAGTGCGACGTGCGGACCGCGCGCGTCACCAGGATCGACCACGCCCACCGGATCGCCACGCTCGCCCCGCACGTCGGGGATCCGTACGACCTGCGGTACGACGAACTCGTCGTCGGGGTCGGCGCGGTGCCGCGGACCCTGCCGATCCCGGGTCTGGCCGAGTTCGGCATCGGGTTCAAGACGATCGAGGAAGCGATCGGCCTGCGCAACCGGGTGCTGGACAAGCTGGACGAAGCCGATGCGCTGCCCTACAGCGATCCGCGCTTCCGCGAACTGCGTGCACGGTTGCTGACGTTCGTGTTCGTGGGCGGCGGTTTCGCCGGCGTCGAGGCGCTCGCCGAACTGGAGGACATGGCCCGGGACGCCTGCCGGCTCTACAACGAGGTCAAGCGCGAGGACATGCGCTGGGTCCTGGTCGAGGCCGCCGGCAAGATCATCCCCGAGTTCGGCGAGGAGCTGTCGGACTACACCCGCCAGCGGCTCGAGGAACGGGGCATCGAGGTCAAGCTCAACACGCGGCTCGAGTCGTGCGTGAACGGGCACATCGTGCTGTCCGACGGCACCGAGTTCGACGCCGACACCCTGGTGTGGACCGCCGGCGTGAAGCCGAACCCGATGCTGCGCGACACCGACCTGCCGCTCGGCCCCAAAGGTCACGTGGTCTGCCTGCCCACCCTGCAGGTGAAGGACACCCCCCACGCCTGGGCCGCGGGAGACTGCGCCCAGGTACCGGACCTCGCCAAGGGCCCCGGCGCGTACTGCCCACCCACCGCCCAGCACGGCGTGCGGCAGGCCAAGCACCTGGCGCGCAACATCCAGCGGGTGATGCAGGGCAAGCCGCCGACGCCGTTCAAGCACAAGAACAAGGGCGCCGTCGCCGGCCTCGGCCTGCACAAGGGCGTGGCCAACCTGCTCGGGTGGATCCATCTCAAGGGCTGGCCGGCCTGGTTCGTGCACCGTACGTACCACCTGTACGCGGTGCCGACCCTCAACCGGAAGGTGCGCACGGTCGTCGACTGGACGCTCGCGTTGTTCTTCCGGCGCGAGATCGTGTCGCTCGGCACCTTGCACAGCCCGCGCGAGGAGTTCGCCGAGGTCGCCGCGGAGAGCGCGCCCCAGCCGGAGGCGGCGTCCCGGACCCCGGGCCAGCCCGTGCCGAAAGCAGGCGCGCCGAAAGCAGGTTAG
- a CDS encoding uracil-DNA glycosylase yields the protein MPAFTSPVPPGTGWPDDPAGPATPVARAAEDVARLAGGARDLAELDARVSVCRACPRLVEWRERVAIEKRRAFAAEPYWGRPVPGWGEEEPRVLIVGLAPAAHGGNRTGRIFTGDRSGDWLFASLHRTGLAKEPYSVRAGDGQRLLGARVLARVRCAPPDNKPTIAERDTCGPWFARELALVIRHVRVIVALGSFAWQNTLPALADLGFAVPRPRPSFAHAAEVELPGPYGTLLLLGSYHPSQQNTFTGKVTEQMLDAVFARARHHAGLA from the coding sequence ATGCCCGCCTTCACCAGTCCGGTGCCCCCCGGCACGGGGTGGCCGGACGACCCGGCCGGCCCGGCGACCCCGGTCGCGCGTGCCGCCGAGGACGTGGCGCGGCTGGCCGGTGGTGCGCGCGACCTGGCCGAGCTGGACGCCCGCGTGTCCGTGTGCCGGGCCTGCCCGCGCCTGGTGGAGTGGCGGGAGCGGGTCGCGATCGAGAAGCGCCGGGCGTTCGCCGCCGAGCCGTACTGGGGCCGGCCGGTCCCGGGCTGGGGCGAGGAGGAGCCGCGCGTTCTGATCGTCGGCCTCGCGCCGGCCGCGCACGGCGGCAACCGCACCGGGCGGATCTTCACCGGTGACCGCAGCGGGGACTGGCTGTTCGCCTCGCTGCACCGCACCGGGCTGGCCAAGGAACCGTACAGCGTGCGCGCCGGCGACGGGCAGCGGCTGCTCGGCGCCCGGGTGCTGGCCCGGGTCCGCTGCGCCCCGCCGGACAACAAGCCGACGATCGCTGAACGCGACACCTGCGGGCCCTGGTTCGCCCGGGAACTGGCGTTGGTGATCCGACACGTGCGGGTGATCGTCGCGCTGGGCTCGTTCGCCTGGCAGAACACGCTCCCGGCGCTCGCCGACCTCGGGTTCGCCGTGCCGCGGCCGCGGCCGAGCTTCGCCCACGCCGCCGAGGTCGAGCTACCCGGCCCGTACGGCACGCTGCTGCTGCTCGGCTCGTACCACCCGAGCCAGCAGAACACCTTCACCGGCAAGGTGACCGAGCAGATGCTGGACGCGGTGTTCGCGCGGGCCCGGCATCATGCCGGACTGGCGTGA
- a CDS encoding colicin E3/pyocin S6 family cytotoxin, translating to MLLRATVLAGLLLFAANSQGGCESVASSGCRSTRAAAVEVVAFAGNEARPKPKPPKKPQKERVFNCSPSESDFWQGLKPYKRGWKTDGKGNFYQWDYTHNDIEWWRKQGSTLHHKGSINPQTGLPYKGPKHKPMKLPW from the coding sequence ATGCTCTTACGAGCGACAGTGCTGGCGGGGTTATTGTTGTTCGCCGCGAACTCGCAGGGCGGGTGCGAGTCAGTGGCGAGCAGCGGGTGCCGCTCGACGCGGGCGGCCGCGGTGGAGGTTGTCGCGTTCGCCGGGAACGAGGCGAGGCCCAAGCCGAAGCCGCCGAAGAAACCCCAGAAGGAGCGAGTGTTCAACTGCTCCCCTAGCGAATCGGACTTCTGGCAGGGTCTCAAGCCCTACAAGCGTGGCTGGAAGACCGACGGCAAAGGGAACTTCTACCAGTGGGATTACACCCACAACGACATCGAGTGGTGGAGGAAGCAAGGCTCGACGTTGCACCACAAGGGGTCGATCAACCCTCAGACCGGTCTGCCTTACAAGGGGCCGAAGCACAAGCCCATGAAGCTGCCATGGTGA
- a CDS encoding tetratricopeptide repeat protein has product MLAEGACRVDASNAERVAHEWLVIDPPQVFETRAGRRIGAGLVGKVEARVRELRRLDDFVGGGDLAAVVARELSATVGLLAEAAYKEAVGRRLLVAVGELAQLAGWAYSDAGEHETAARYYLAGVRAAHAAGDFPLAGNLLSCLSYQHANTGKVREAVLMARSASRGAERAATARTRALLADRVAWAHAKAGESREAGRALGAADDAFDCARPGDEDPDWVYWVSRDELDVMAGRCFTELHRPLRAEPLLRAVLARYDAAYVRETALYRTWLADTYLDAGEIEQAVRVAGEALELAARVNSARGRERVAAVRERLRPYLDVAAVRDFEERYRAALAR; this is encoded by the coding sequence ATGCTCGCTGAGGGTGCGTGCCGGGTTGATGCGAGCAACGCCGAGCGGGTCGCGCATGAGTGGCTGGTCATTGATCCCCCGCAGGTGTTCGAGACTCGTGCCGGGCGCCGGATCGGGGCGGGGCTGGTGGGCAAGGTGGAGGCGCGCGTCCGTGAGCTTCGGCGTCTGGATGATTTCGTGGGCGGCGGTGACCTTGCGGCGGTCGTCGCGCGGGAGCTGTCGGCCACCGTGGGCCTGCTCGCCGAGGCCGCGTACAAGGAGGCTGTCGGGCGGCGGCTGCTGGTCGCGGTGGGGGAGCTGGCGCAGTTGGCGGGTTGGGCGTACTCGGACGCGGGGGAGCACGAGACGGCGGCGCGGTACTACCTTGCTGGGGTGCGGGCGGCTCACGCTGCCGGAGACTTCCCGTTGGCGGGCAATCTGTTGTCGTGCTTGAGCTATCAGCACGCGAACACTGGCAAGGTGCGCGAGGCGGTGCTGATGGCCCGTAGCGCCTCTCGCGGCGCCGAGCGGGCAGCCACAGCGAGAACGCGGGCACTGCTGGCCGATCGGGTGGCGTGGGCGCACGCCAAGGCGGGCGAGAGCAGGGAGGCCGGACGGGCGCTAGGCGCCGCCGATGACGCGTTCGACTGTGCGCGCCCCGGTGATGAAGATCCGGACTGGGTGTACTGGGTGAGCCGTGACGAGTTGGATGTGATGGCCGGTAGGTGCTTCACCGAGCTGCACCGGCCGTTGCGTGCCGAGCCGCTGCTGCGGGCGGTATTAGCGCGGTATGACGCGGCGTACGTGCGCGAGACCGCCTTGTATCGAACGTGGCTCGCCGATACCTATCTCGACGCGGGGGAGATCGAACAGGCTGTCCGGGTGGCTGGCGAAGCGTTGGAGCTCGCCGCACGGGTCAACTCGGCGCGCGGCCGGGAACGCGTGGCCGCGGTCCGCGAGCGGCTGCGGCCGTACCTGGATGTGGCGGCCGTGCGCGACTTCGAGGAGCGGTACCGGGCGGCACTGGCGCGTTGA
- a CDS encoding Ppx/GppA phosphatase family protein, with the protein MTRVAAIDCGTNSIRLLVADVDPAAGTLTDLDRRMEIVRLGQGVDRTGRLAPEALDRTFAACRAYAKVIEKLGAERVRFVATSASRDAENREEFVRGVVGILGVEPEVISGEEEAEFSFIGATRELTARHAVPTPYLVLDIGGGSTEFVLGVEHAQAARSVDIGCVRLTERHLHDDPPSPEQIARARADIEAGIDAAAAAVPLGEARSLVGLAGSVTTVAGIALDLPEYDSTKIHHSRLSAAQVREITERLLRSTHAERAAIPVMHPGRVDVIGAGALILHVIMERLGLPEVVVSEHDILDGIAYSLVEPGAQ; encoded by the coding sequence GTGACGCGGGTCGCCGCCATCGACTGCGGGACCAACTCGATCCGCCTGCTGGTCGCCGACGTCGACCCGGCCGCCGGCACGCTCACCGACCTGGACCGGCGGATGGAGATCGTCCGCCTCGGCCAGGGCGTGGACCGCACCGGTCGGCTGGCGCCGGAGGCCCTGGACCGCACCTTCGCGGCGTGCCGCGCCTACGCCAAGGTCATCGAGAAGCTCGGCGCGGAGCGGGTCCGGTTCGTCGCCACCAGCGCCAGCCGCGACGCGGAGAACCGGGAGGAGTTCGTCCGCGGCGTGGTCGGCATCCTCGGGGTGGAGCCGGAGGTGATCAGCGGCGAGGAGGAGGCCGAGTTCTCCTTCATCGGCGCCACCCGGGAGCTGACGGCCCGGCACGCCGTCCCCACCCCCTATCTCGTGCTCGACATCGGCGGTGGCTCGACCGAGTTCGTGCTCGGCGTCGAGCACGCCCAGGCCGCGCGATCGGTCGACATCGGGTGCGTGCGGCTCACCGAGCGGCACCTGCACGACGATCCCCCCAGCCCCGAGCAGATCGCCCGGGCGCGGGCTGACATCGAGGCCGGCATCGACGCCGCCGCCGCGGCCGTTCCGCTGGGCGAGGCGCGCAGCCTGGTGGGGCTCGCCGGCTCGGTGACCACGGTCGCCGGCATCGCCCTCGACCTGCCCGAGTACGACTCGACCAAGATCCACCACTCTCGGCTGTCGGCCGCCCAGGTCCGCGAGATCACCGAGCGGCTGCTGCGCTCCACCCACGCCGAGCGCGCCGCGATCCCGGTCATGCACCCCGGCCGGGTCGACGTGATCGGCGCGGGCGCGCTGATCCTGCACGTGATCATGGAGCGCCTGGGCCTGCCCGAGGTCGTGGTGAGCGAGCACGACATCCTGGACGGGATCGCCTATAGCCTGGTCGAGCCCGGTGCCCAGTGA
- a CDS encoding DUF501 domain-containing protein, translating to MDTPARQPDPRDVAAVHEQLGRRPRGMRRVAHRCPCGLPDVVETSPRLEDGTPFPTLFYLTCPRASAAVSRLEASGLMKEMTARLAADPELAAAYQRATEDYLARRDAIEELPGRPTAGGMPTRVKCLHVHVAHALAVGAGVNPFGDETLELLPAWWERGPCVTVPEVTAPRTALEKEEQE from the coding sequence GTGGACACCCCTGCGCGCCAGCCCGACCCGCGTGACGTCGCCGCGGTCCACGAGCAGCTCGGCCGACGCCCGCGTGGGATGCGGCGGGTCGCCCACCGCTGCCCGTGTGGGCTGCCCGACGTGGTCGAGACCTCACCGCGGTTGGAGGACGGCACGCCGTTCCCGACGCTGTTCTACCTGACCTGCCCGCGCGCCAGCGCGGCGGTGAGCCGGCTGGAGGCGTCCGGGCTGATGAAGGAGATGACCGCGCGGCTGGCGGCCGACCCGGAGCTGGCGGCCGCATACCAGCGGGCCACCGAGGACTACCTGGCACGCCGCGACGCGATCGAGGAGCTGCCCGGGCGGCCCACCGCGGGCGGCATGCCGACCCGGGTGAAGTGCCTGCACGTGCACGTCGCGCACGCGTTGGCGGTGGGGGCCGGGGTGAACCCGTTCGGGGACGAGACCCTGGAACTGTTGCCGGCCTGGTGGGAGCGGGGCCCGTGCGTGACGGTGCCGGAAGTGACCGCGCCGCGGACCGCACTGGAGAAGGAGGAACAGGAGTGA
- a CDS encoding FtsB family cell division protein, which yields MTEPRRPAEDPDRRRQSRPRPSRGASRPGSRPGSARSHRARPHGARSGPARSSAARRPPRRPGDPERRGQLTGRAAVLLLVCCALSLAMAYPAREYFAQRAEIERLRQETAAQLQRVRQLEAEKRRWEDPAYVRAQARERLHYVMPGETPYIAVGPNLRGPAEAPGAGPADGARTTTWYQRLWQSVQDAANPSTPTGAVPLAPDGRPNR from the coding sequence GTGACCGAACCGCGTCGCCCCGCTGAGGACCCGGACCGCCGCCGTCAATCCAGGCCCCGACCGTCCCGGGGCGCCAGCCGGCCGGGGTCGCGGCCGGGCTCCGCCCGGTCCCATCGCGCCCGGCCCCACGGCGCCCGCTCCGGCCCGGCCCGATCCAGTGCCGCGCGGCGCCCGCCGCGCCGCCCCGGCGATCCCGAGCGGCGCGGCCAGCTCACCGGCCGGGCCGCCGTGCTGCTGCTGGTGTGCTGCGCGCTCTCGCTGGCCATGGCGTACCCGGCGCGGGAGTACTTCGCCCAGCGCGCCGAGATCGAGCGGCTACGCCAGGAGACCGCCGCCCAGCTGCAGCGCGTGCGGCAACTGGAGGCGGAGAAGCGGCGCTGGGAGGATCCCGCGTACGTGCGTGCGCAGGCGCGGGAGCGGCTGCACTACGTGATGCCCGGCGAGACCCCGTACATCGCGGTCGGCCCGAACCTGCGCGGCCCGGCCGAAGCGCCCGGGGCCGGGCCGGCGGACGGAGCCCGTACGACGACCTGGTACCAGCGGCTGTGGCAGTCTGTGCAGGACGCGGCCAACCCCTCGACGCCCACTGGGGCGGTGCCCCTGGCGCCGGACGGTCGGCCGAACCGGTGA
- the eno gene encoding phosphopyruvate hydratase, with the protein MSTIDAVGAREILDSRGNPTVEVEVALDDGTIARAAVPSGASTGQFEAVELRDGDPERYHGKGVEKAVNAVIEEIGPELVGYEASEQRLIDQALIDLDGTPNKGRLGANAILGVSLAVAKAAAESAGLPLFRYVGGPNAHVLPVPMMNILNGGAHADTNVDIQEFMIAPLGAATFSEALRWGVETYHALKAVLKAKGLVTGIGDEGGFAPNLENNRAALDLIVAAIEKAGFRPGTDIALALDVAATEFFSEGVYTFEGAKRSAEDMIGYYTELVGAYPLVSIEDPLAEEDWDGWKTATEALGGKVQLVGDDLFVTNPERLRRGIETGTANALLVKVNQIGTLTETLDAVALAHRNGYRCMMSHRSGETEDTTIADLAVATDCGQIKTGAPARTDRVAKYNQLLRIEEELDDAARYAGRAAFPRFTLAG; encoded by the coding sequence GTGTCGACCATTGACGCCGTCGGCGCCCGCGAGATCCTCGACTCCCGCGGCAACCCCACCGTCGAGGTCGAGGTGGCCCTCGATGACGGCACCATCGCCCGCGCGGCCGTCCCCTCGGGCGCATCGACGGGCCAGTTCGAGGCGGTGGAGCTGCGCGACGGTGACCCCGAGCGCTACCACGGCAAGGGCGTGGAGAAGGCCGTCAACGCGGTCATCGAGGAGATCGGGCCGGAGCTGGTCGGGTATGAGGCGTCCGAGCAGCGGCTGATCGACCAGGCGCTGATCGACCTGGACGGCACGCCGAACAAGGGGCGGCTCGGCGCCAACGCGATCCTCGGGGTCTCGCTGGCCGTCGCTAAGGCCGCGGCCGAGTCGGCCGGGCTGCCGCTGTTCCGGTACGTCGGCGGCCCGAACGCGCACGTCCTGCCGGTGCCGATGATGAACATCCTGAACGGCGGCGCCCACGCGGACACCAACGTCGACATCCAGGAGTTCATGATCGCGCCGCTCGGGGCGGCCACGTTCTCCGAGGCGCTGCGCTGGGGCGTGGAGACCTACCACGCGCTCAAGGCGGTCCTCAAGGCCAAGGGCCTGGTCACCGGCATCGGCGACGAGGGCGGTTTCGCGCCGAACCTGGAGAACAACCGGGCCGCGCTCGACTTGATCGTGGCCGCGATCGAGAAGGCCGGCTTCCGCCCGGGTACTGACATCGCGCTCGCCTTGGACGTGGCCGCGACCGAGTTCTTCTCCGAGGGCGTCTACACCTTCGAGGGCGCCAAGCGCTCGGCTGAGGACATGATCGGCTACTACACCGAGCTGGTAGGGGCGTACCCGCTGGTGTCGATCGAGGACCCGCTGGCCGAGGAGGACTGGGACGGCTGGAAGACCGCCACCGAGGCCCTCGGCGGCAAGGTCCAGCTGGTCGGCGACGACCTGTTCGTCACCAACCCCGAACGGCTGCGCCGCGGCATCGAGACCGGCACCGCGAACGCCCTGCTGGTCAAGGTGAACCAGATCGGCACGCTGACCGAGACCCTGGACGCGGTCGCGCTCGCGCACCGCAACGGGTACCGGTGCATGATGAGCCATCGGTCCGGCGAGACCGAGGACACCACGATCGCCGACCTGGCCGTGGCGACGGACTGCGGCCAGATCAAGACCGGCGCCCCGGCCCGGACCGACCGCGTGGCCAAGTACAACCAGCTGCTGCGTATCGAGGAGGAGCTGGACGACGCCGCCCGGTACGCGGGCCGTGCGGCGTTCCCGCGGTTCACGCTGGCCGGGTGA
- a CDS encoding cytochrome P450 family protein, translating to MRHDVPQLFTPEFTADPYRTYAWLREHEPVKRVRLPSGMEAWLVTRYADARRALADPRLSKDPRHDYPAWRRGLVGLPGEERYDLGFHVLNADPPDHTRLRRLVNKAFTPRRVAGLAPRIQQLTDQMLDEIAPRGEADLMGALAHPLPIIVICELMGVPEAERAMFRSWVDPHAGSRGGIGRSTGKLRDYLHDLIDRKRAEPRDDLLSALVRAHDEEGSLDQVELASMAYVLIITGHETTVNLIGNGILALLTHPDQRKLLADNPGLLDGAIEEFLRYDGPVETATWRFATEDVEIAGVRIPKGDPVLVVIAAANRDPERFAEPDRLDITRTDAAHLSFGYGIHYCVGAPLARLQGRIAIETVFRRFPDLELAVPYERLRWRSGLIRRGVHRLPVRFERDRGAGQAYSVAHRRERPD from the coding sequence GTGCGACACGACGTACCGCAGTTGTTCACCCCGGAATTCACCGCTGATCCGTACCGGACGTACGCCTGGTTGCGGGAACACGAGCCGGTGAAGCGGGTCCGGCTGCCCTCTGGGATGGAGGCGTGGTTGGTCACGCGGTACGCGGACGCGCGGCGGGCGCTGGCCGACCCCAGGTTGAGCAAGGACCCGCGTCACGACTACCCGGCGTGGCGGCGCGGGCTGGTCGGGCTGCCCGGGGAGGAGCGCTACGACCTGGGGTTCCACGTGCTCAACGCCGACCCGCCGGACCACACGCGGCTGCGCAGGCTGGTCAACAAGGCGTTCACGCCGCGCCGGGTGGCCGGGCTGGCGCCCCGGATCCAGCAGCTGACCGACCAGATGCTGGACGAGATCGCGCCGCGTGGCGAGGCGGACCTGATGGGCGCGCTCGCGCACCCGCTGCCGATCATCGTGATCTGCGAGCTGATGGGGGTGCCGGAGGCGGAGCGGGCGATGTTCCGCAGCTGGGTGGACCCGCACGCGGGTTCACGCGGCGGCATCGGCCGGTCGACCGGGAAGCTGCGCGACTACCTGCACGACCTGATCGACCGCAAGCGCGCCGAGCCCCGTGACGACCTGCTGAGCGCCCTGGTCCGCGCCCACGACGAGGAGGGCAGCCTCGACCAGGTCGAGCTGGCCTCCATGGCGTACGTGCTGATCATCACCGGGCACGAGACCACGGTGAACCTGATCGGCAACGGCATTCTGGCGCTGCTCACCCACCCGGACCAGCGCAAGCTGCTCGCGGACAACCCGGGGTTGCTGGACGGCGCGATCGAGGAGTTCCTGCGGTACGACGGGCCGGTCGAGACCGCGACCTGGCGGTTCGCGACCGAGGACGTGGAGATCGCCGGGGTGCGCATCCCCAAGGGCGACCCGGTGCTGGTGGTGATCGCCGCCGCGAACCGGGACCCGGAGCGGTTCGCCGAGCCGGACCGGCTGGACATCACCCGGACGGACGCCGCGCACCTGTCGTTCGGGTACGGCATCCACTACTGCGTGGGCGCGCCGCTGGCCCGGCTCCAGGGGCGGATCGCGATCGAGACGGTGTTCCGCCGGTTCCCGGACCTGGAGCTGGCCGTGCCGTACGAGCGGCTGCGCTGGCGCTCGGGGCTGATCCGGCGCGGGGTGCACCGGCTGCCGGTGCGGTTCGAGCGCGACAGGGGCGCGGGGCAGGCGTACTCGGTAGCGCACAGGCGCGAGCGGCCCGACTAG